In the genome of Leptospira tipperaryensis, one region contains:
- a CDS encoding phosphatidylinositol phospholipase — MASKVKRSSFQKLLNAMKKMSLEVNDYEICKRLETIMMTSKEDLSQVVVKSLLDNPTDFDPKTLPEPYGQYIRHFVYMVKRNRKQGIDTNFDAPSHSKSSEKQNGASAESSKIAAKKAASKKAVKR; from the coding sequence ATGGCTTCCAAAGTGAAACGGTCCTCTTTTCAAAAATTGCTGAACGCAATGAAAAAGATGTCTCTCGAAGTAAATGATTACGAAATCTGTAAACGTCTTGAGACGATAATGATGACCAGCAAAGAAGACCTAAGCCAGGTTGTTGTAAAATCCCTTTTGGACAATCCTACCGATTTTGATCCTAAAACTCTTCCCGAACCCTACGGCCAGTATATAAGACATTTTGTATATATGGTAAAAAGAAACCGAAAGCAGGGGATTGATACGAATTTTGATGCGCCTTCTCATTCTAAATCTTCCGAAAAACAGAACGGCGCCTCGGCCGAATCCTCAAAAATCGCCGCCAAGAAAGCGGCTTCCAAAAAAGCCGTAAAACGATAA
- the asd gene encoding aspartate-semialdehyde dehydrogenase, translating to MSRVKVAVLGATGSVGQRFIQLLENHPYFEVTHLCASENSAGKTYADVMKKRWKISSDIPAYAKNIVITTPDPEKTKGVALAFSGLDASIAGEVESAYATAGVHIISNSKNHRMDPIVPILSAEVNSSHLDVLSSQKTKGKIITNSNCTIMGVTISLKPLYDLFGIESVMLFSMQAISGAGYPGVPTMDILGNVVPHIGGEEEKAEIEPLKCLGKVENGKIVHADFPISAHCNRVPVFDGHTVCVSVKLKKKTSKEEILSAWKNFSGEPQKLGLPQAPNPPILYREEEDRPQPRLDLETGRGMTTVIGRLRPDPILDWKYVVLSHNTIRGAAGAALLNAELLYKKKFLG from the coding sequence ATGAGCAGGGTTAAAGTTGCCGTTTTAGGCGCCACCGGTTCCGTAGGTCAGCGATTCATTCAATTGCTGGAAAATCATCCGTACTTTGAGGTTACACACCTCTGCGCTTCCGAAAACAGCGCGGGAAAGACATACGCGGATGTAATGAAGAAGAGATGGAAGATCTCCTCTGATATCCCTGCTTATGCTAAGAATATTGTCATCACAACTCCTGATCCTGAAAAAACAAAGGGTGTCGCATTAGCATTTTCCGGTTTGGATGCGAGTATCGCCGGTGAAGTGGAAAGCGCGTATGCAACTGCGGGCGTTCATATCATTTCCAATTCTAAAAATCATAGAATGGATCCGATCGTTCCGATTCTTTCCGCGGAAGTAAACTCTTCTCATCTCGATGTTCTTTCTTCTCAAAAGACAAAAGGAAAGATCATCACAAACTCGAATTGTACGATCATGGGAGTAACCATTTCTCTCAAACCTTTGTATGATCTTTTTGGAATCGAGTCCGTTATGCTCTTTTCTATGCAAGCTATCTCCGGAGCGGGTTATCCCGGTGTCCCAACGATGGATATTCTCGGAAACGTGGTTCCTCATATCGGCGGTGAAGAAGAGAAAGCCGAGATCGAACCTCTGAAATGTCTGGGAAAAGTGGAGAATGGGAAAATCGTTCACGCGGATTTTCCGATCTCGGCGCATTGCAACCGGGTTCCCGTTTTTGACGGACATACAGTTTGTGTTTCCGTTAAACTCAAAAAGAAAACTTCTAAAGAGGAGATTCTTTCCGCTTGGAAAAATTTTTCAGGAGAACCTCAGAAGTTAGGACTTCCTCAGGCTCCGAATCCTCCGATTCTTTATAGAGAAGAAGAAGATCGTCCTCAACCTAGATTAGATCTGGAAACCGGACGGGGAATGACTACGGTCATTGGCCGTCTGAGACCGGATCCGATCTTAGATTGGAAATATGTCGTCTTGAGTCATAACACGATTCGGGGCGCCGCCGGCGCTGCATTATTAAATGCAGAACTTCTTTACAAAAAAAAATTCCTTGGATGA
- a CDS encoding PP2C family protein-serine/threonine phosphatase: MSGSRIPRKPKSSSRFSIQRGFQGEKNLKDLSNEIIHSIQKAVSKIPESMSEDLEFEVEMFLSKIKLLEWKESNPQAEVDRLEIRQNLFLILREDMVYSLQKILSGTEFVNESFPDLSLIQREILAILKELGNYHHPHSGRDYSRISLLESWFQGLSKTWNFNLQRVVDTFQIYRWKLYSFAQERPITYQNPEQVIQRILSPESSGLNFAQIYDAEVLLRKNFQFFLLRKIGAENRLQYLISAEILGIESDSLIQTLHTVISNRLEELLNTRQLEHEHILKEKLDLEKEFRQAEKIQKKSLHADLPGPEEKIKIEILYKPVLPVGGDFYTVRRISGTEYGIFIADISGHGIGAALFFNTLKSSFEKNRSYWERPGKLLKKINDEVCGKLNDNFITGIYLYLNVKKKILKYANAGHNKGIIFNHNELRNKLRFLTPGGKILGIFPKMDYKEREFKLKDGDRIAIFTDGIPETHNPAQLMLGDREFYRWLIAKKTEPKENASAAVIQRIERDLNLFRGDPKAEDDICLILIDIQ; this comes from the coding sequence GTGTCCGGATCCAGGATTCCGAGAAAACCGAAATCCTCCAGTCGTTTTTCAATTCAGCGCGGGTTCCAGGGAGAAAAGAATCTGAAAGATTTATCAAACGAAATCATCCATTCGATTCAAAAAGCCGTTTCTAAAATTCCGGAATCGATGTCCGAAGACCTCGAATTCGAAGTGGAGATGTTTTTATCCAAGATAAAACTCTTAGAATGGAAAGAATCCAATCCGCAAGCGGAAGTGGATCGTCTTGAAATCAGACAAAATCTCTTTCTGATCCTAAGAGAAGACATGGTGTATTCTCTTCAAAAAATTCTTTCCGGAACCGAATTTGTAAACGAATCCTTTCCCGATCTCAGCCTCATTCAGAGGGAAATTCTCGCGATTCTTAAAGAATTGGGCAATTACCATCATCCACATTCGGGTCGAGATTATTCCCGCATTTCGCTCTTGGAATCTTGGTTTCAAGGTCTTTCTAAAACCTGGAACTTCAATCTGCAGAGGGTCGTTGACACCTTTCAAATCTATCGATGGAAACTGTATTCTTTCGCTCAGGAACGCCCGATCACGTACCAAAATCCGGAACAAGTCATTCAAAGAATTTTATCTCCCGAAAGTTCGGGCCTAAATTTCGCTCAGATTTACGATGCCGAAGTCCTTTTACGGAAGAATTTTCAGTTTTTCCTTTTGAGAAAGATCGGCGCCGAAAACAGGCTCCAATATCTGATTTCGGCCGAAATTCTCGGGATAGAATCCGATTCTCTGATTCAAACCCTCCATACAGTCATTTCCAATCGATTAGAAGAACTGCTCAATACGCGGCAGTTAGAACACGAGCACATCCTCAAGGAAAAACTCGACTTAGAGAAAGAATTCCGACAAGCCGAGAAAATTCAGAAAAAATCCCTGCACGCAGACCTTCCGGGTCCGGAAGAAAAGATAAAAATCGAAATCCTCTACAAACCCGTTTTGCCGGTAGGTGGAGATTTTTATACCGTCCGCCGAATTTCCGGCACCGAATACGGAATTTTTATCGCGGACATTTCCGGGCACGGAATCGGGGCAGCGCTCTTTTTCAACACCCTCAAATCCAGTTTTGAAAAGAATCGTTCCTATTGGGAAAGACCAGGAAAGCTCCTGAAGAAGATCAATGATGAGGTTTGCGGTAAATTAAACGATAATTTCATCACCGGAATCTATCTTTACCTCAATGTGAAGAAGAAAATATTAAAATACGCCAATGCTGGGCATAATAAAGGGATTATTTTTAATCATAATGAATTGCGTAATAAACTCCGTTTCCTCACGCCCGGAGGAAAGATTCTCGGGATTTTTCCAAAGATGGACTACAAGGAAAGGGAGTTTAAGCTTAAAGATGGTGATAGAATCGCTATTTTTACAGACGGAATCCCCGAAACCCACAATCCGGCGCAGTTGATGCTTGGGGACCGTGAATTCTATCGATGGTTAATCGCAAAGAAGACCGAGCCAAAAGAAAACGCCTCCGCAGCCGTCATACAAAGAATCGAAAGAGATTTAAACTTATTCCGCGGAGATCCAAAGGCAGAGGACGATATTTGCTTAATTTTAATCGATATACAGTAG
- a CDS encoding MBOAT family O-acyltransferase has protein sequence MNFTTPQYFLFFAIVWCVRWILAAIYPKRNSFVLYFLLFVSYLFYLSWDYRFGALILFTTVLDYSAGRALGSQENLRNRKILLGLSLFGNLSVLGFFKYFHFFTDSFRILFSSLGWELSEPTLRVVLPVGISFYTFQSLSYSIDVYRKEIPSEKNFLHYALFLSFFPQLVAGPIVSARILLPALRSLFSWENIPLREGIWLILVGFVKKAVIADRISVISDFAYQYPDNVSSLFAWMGVLSYSAQIYCDFSGYSDIAIGSALLLGVRLPDNFRLPYTATSFSDFWRRWHISLSGWLREYLYIPLGGNRIGGLFTYRNLWITMILGGLWHGPSWNFVIWGFLHGAFLVLERFVRDRFRFSWSETSAVRKAFNFVYQIFVILTVCLIWIFFRSRSLETALGILKKLFSFSEGIEPTYTMQSQFLTVFLVLAFATWIGKKEESSGSFSRFRENLHWSLFAFLSAIGFIVGVVLTVETKPFLYFVF, from the coding sequence ATGAATTTTACGACTCCACAGTACTTTCTTTTTTTTGCAATCGTTTGGTGTGTCCGATGGATTCTCGCGGCGATTTATCCAAAACGAAATTCCTTCGTTCTCTATTTTTTGCTCTTTGTAAGTTATCTCTTTTATCTTTCTTGGGATTATCGCTTTGGAGCTCTGATTCTTTTTACGACGGTTCTTGATTATTCCGCGGGACGCGCTCTGGGGTCGCAGGAGAATCTTCGAAATCGAAAGATTCTTCTTGGTTTGTCTCTTTTTGGGAATCTATCGGTTCTTGGTTTTTTTAAATACTTTCACTTTTTTACGGATTCGTTTCGAATTCTTTTTTCCTCTTTGGGTTGGGAATTATCGGAACCGACGTTGCGAGTCGTTTTACCGGTGGGGATTTCTTTTTATACGTTTCAATCGTTGAGTTACTCGATCGACGTTTATCGAAAAGAGATTCCTTCGGAGAAAAATTTTCTTCACTACGCGCTATTTCTTTCCTTCTTTCCGCAGTTGGTGGCGGGTCCGATCGTTTCCGCGCGAATTCTTTTGCCTGCATTACGTTCTCTTTTTAGCTGGGAGAATATTCCGCTTCGAGAAGGAATCTGGCTGATCCTCGTAGGCTTTGTAAAAAAGGCAGTGATAGCGGATCGGATTTCTGTGATTTCGGATTTCGCTTATCAATATCCGGATAACGTCTCGAGTCTTTTTGCCTGGATGGGAGTTCTTTCCTATTCCGCTCAGATCTATTGCGATTTTTCAGGTTATTCGGACATCGCGATCGGTTCGGCTCTTCTTTTGGGAGTTCGTTTGCCGGATAACTTTCGACTTCCTTATACCGCGACGAGCTTTTCCGATTTCTGGAGACGTTGGCATATTTCTCTTTCGGGTTGGCTGCGGGAATATCTCTACATTCCTCTCGGAGGAAATCGAATCGGCGGTTTGTTTACGTATCGCAATCTTTGGATCACGATGATTCTCGGCGGGCTCTGGCACGGGCCGAGTTGGAACTTTGTGATCTGGGGATTTTTACACGGTGCGTTTTTGGTTTTGGAACGGTTTGTTCGGGATCGTTTTCGTTTTTCCTGGTCGGAGACTTCTGCCGTCAGAAAGGCATTTAACTTTGTGTATCAGATTTTTGTAATTCTTACCGTTTGCCTGATCTGGATTTTTTTTCGATCTCGAAGTCTCGAGACCGCTCTGGGAATCTTAAAAAAACTGTTTAGCTTCTCGGAAGGAATCGAACCCACATACACGATGCAGTCTCAATTCTTAACCGTATTCTTAGTTTTGGCCTTTGCTACCTGGATCGGGAAAAAAGAAGAATCTTCCGGATCGTTTTCCCGATTTCGCGAGAATCTTCATTGGTCGCTCTTTGCCTTTTTGAGCGCAATCGGTTTTATCGTCGGTGTCGTTCTTACGGTTGAGACAAAACCTTTTCTCTACTTTGTTTTCTGA